One Desulfobulbus oligotrophicus DNA segment encodes these proteins:
- a CDS encoding HD domain-containing phosphohydrolase: protein MGNPDPFRQESRQLHHQRVYYILLAGIGTLLLLTLLDTLVEPGLRSEFLQYRLLAIGACVLLLYINHTSRSYRWTWLIGFFGYSAVSLAILFSIYRQGDAATPYYVGLMVAMTIYTTLAPLSVFQTIASGFALAVLFVITIFFIPTSFGPGQQLGLFSNLFFMIGFIFIAATRNWTDINARKREHLLRTSEHAAAEALAGQARRLELEVARRADAQQATEEHYQLLFETIADNVALIDTDGMVLQANTSFLHHFTPGTLSPGTIFYDLADSEDQRILRSAVSTLITDSTPISDLQVTLTTVEGTPLLTEISGALLQRENKIPGVQLIIRDISERKHLEKVLASSLHKLRQTENATILALAKLSEYRDITPGRHLERIREYCKTLATAARDHGLYAEIITPTYVQNLYQGSILHDIGKVAVSNEILNKTEPLTVSEQETLRNHTLTGGDVIKAMEQDTPGSNFLSLAKNMAYFHHERWDGTGYPYGLQGNEIPLEARIIAVADAYEEATVAMLQDRCLTHRQAVDSIVNNAGRHFDPMLIDAFLTVQEEFNQIRQTLVETE, encoded by the coding sequence ATGGGCAACCCTGATCCCTTTCGGCAGGAGTCCCGACAACTTCATCATCAACGGGTGTACTATATTCTGCTGGCAGGCATAGGGACCCTTCTCCTGCTGACACTGCTTGATACGCTTGTGGAGCCCGGGTTGCGCTCCGAATTTTTACAGTACCGGCTTCTGGCAATCGGCGCCTGTGTGCTCCTGCTGTATATCAACCACACCAGCCGATCCTACCGGTGGACATGGCTTATCGGTTTTTTCGGATACAGTGCTGTCAGCCTGGCCATTCTTTTCAGCATATACCGGCAAGGTGACGCAGCGACTCCCTACTATGTCGGCCTTATGGTTGCCATGACGATCTACACGACTCTTGCTCCCCTTTCCGTCTTCCAGACAATTGCCAGCGGATTTGCGCTGGCCGTTCTTTTTGTCATCACGATCTTTTTCATACCAACATCCTTTGGTCCGGGACAACAGCTGGGCCTGTTCAGCAATCTCTTTTTCATGATCGGGTTTATTTTCATCGCTGCCACACGAAACTGGACAGACATCAATGCTCGAAAACGAGAGCACCTGTTGCGCACCTCTGAACACGCGGCAGCCGAGGCGTTAGCCGGACAAGCTCGGCGCCTGGAGCTGGAGGTTGCGCGACGGGCCGACGCTCAACAGGCAACGGAAGAACATTATCAACTGCTCTTTGAAACCATTGCCGACAATGTTGCCCTCATTGATACAGATGGTATGGTCCTGCAGGCAAACACATCCTTTCTGCATCACTTCACCCCGGGAACATTGTCGCCCGGCACGATCTTCTACGACCTTGCGGACTCTGAGGACCAGCGTATCTTACGCTCCGCTGTCTCCACGCTCATCACCGACAGTACCCCCATTTCCGATCTCCAGGTCACCCTTACAACTGTTGAGGGTACTCCGCTTCTGACCGAAATCAGCGGCGCTCTCCTGCAAAGAGAAAATAAAATTCCCGGTGTACAGTTAATTATCCGGGACATCAGTGAGCGCAAGCATCTGGAAAAAGTCCTCGCCTCTTCGCTGCACAAACTCCGCCAGACAGAGAATGCCACCATCCTCGCACTTGCCAAGCTTTCCGAATACCGTGACATTACCCCGGGCCGTCATCTCGAACGAATCAGGGAGTACTGTAAAACCCTTGCGACTGCAGCCCGTGACCATGGACTGTACGCTGAAATAATTACCCCGACATATGTTCAAAACCTCTATCAGGGCTCGATTCTCCACGATATCGGCAAGGTTGCTGTTTCTAATGAAATTCTCAACAAGACTGAGCCGTTAACTGTTTCAGAGCAAGAGACTTTACGCAATCATACCTTGACCGGCGGAGATGTCATCAAGGCAATGGAACAGGACACGCCGGGCAGCAATTTTTTATCCCTTGCCAAAAATATGGCATACTTTCACCATGAGCGCTGGGATGGTACAGGGTACCCCTACGGGCTGCAAGGAAATGAAATTCCCCTCGAAGCCCGGATTATAGCTGTTGCCGATGCCTATGAGGAGGCAACCGTCGCCATGCTTCAAGACAGGTGCCTGACGCACCGGCAGGCTGTTGACTCGATTGTGAACAACGCCGGCCGTCATTTCGATCCAATGCTTATTGACGCCTTTCTCACTGTCCAGGAAGAATTTAACCAGATCAGGCAAACACTGGTCGAAACTGAATAA
- a CDS encoding HD-GYP domain-containing protein gives MPSIAGTEPFDSAKELHELFIQRTHVCLWLGVVFFSLFSLLDFIYCRSFFWLFLGYRLGFVALLVFLLLLLRYPPVRQYSHSVMWSAMLLGTIVITVMTVHLGGFASGYYVGILLMIAGGFSVLPLTVPQSLILGGLMYLVYTVTVSLISLSHGSISVPALANNSFFFFAIILITSVQCYDEIQITVKSLRAKASLRAILTELRLYTDNLEQLVCKRLEMLEESDLKFFDLYNALPDLVVLIDDKGVIRMVNRLGAAMLNQTVENLEETMIFDYLFETDPDVFVKRVIDRINEEGAIRDVQLQMITPRGRRLEVEISGNHIALSQAGMHYHLVIRDITATKKMEREVLKSSQLLDTSRQAAIFGLARLAECRDDCTGSHLLRIREYTRILAVELSGFPEIKGIITAQFIEDLCLSSILHDIGKIGIPDAILLKPDHLSAEEFSIMQQHCLYGSEALTLDDYEEEELGFLKMGQEIALNHHECWDGSGYPNGLSGMQIPLTARITALADVYDALTSSRPYKPAYNHEQARMYIIKESGRQFDPMIVSAFLKREQEFKAARRDLLLHTHPSSITTDTHGQP, from the coding sequence ATGCCGTCCATAGCCGGTACTGAGCCGTTCGATAGTGCCAAGGAGCTGCACGAACTGTTCATTCAGCGTACGCATGTCTGCTTATGGCTGGGCGTCGTCTTTTTCTCCCTCTTCTCCCTGCTTGATTTTATTTATTGCCGCTCTTTTTTCTGGTTGTTCCTTGGTTATCGGTTAGGTTTTGTCGCCCTGCTGGTTTTTCTGCTGTTGCTGCTGCGCTATCCACCGGTCCGCCAATATTCGCACAGCGTCATGTGGTCCGCCATGCTCCTCGGAACCATCGTCATCACCGTAATGACTGTTCATTTAGGCGGATTTGCATCCGGATATTATGTGGGCATCCTCCTGATGATAGCCGGCGGTTTTTCCGTTCTCCCGCTCACCGTTCCCCAATCTCTCATCCTGGGCGGGCTCATGTACCTGGTGTACACCGTCACCGTTTCCCTCATCTCCCTGAGCCATGGCTCAATATCCGTCCCTGCCCTTGCCAACAACAGCTTTTTCTTTTTTGCAATTATCCTTATCACATCGGTGCAATGTTATGATGAAATCCAGATCACCGTCAAATCGTTGCGAGCAAAAGCAAGTTTACGTGCAATTTTAACCGAGCTGCGTCTCTACACGGACAATCTAGAGCAATTAGTGTGTAAACGGTTAGAAATGCTCGAAGAATCTGATCTGAAGTTTTTTGACCTCTACAACGCCCTGCCTGACCTCGTTGTACTGATCGACGATAAGGGTGTCATCCGTATGGTCAACCGGCTCGGCGCAGCCATGCTTAACCAGACCGTTGAAAACCTGGAAGAAACGATGATCTTTGATTATCTTTTTGAAACTGATCCGGATGTTTTTGTCAAACGTGTCATTGATCGGATAAACGAGGAAGGAGCAATCAGAGATGTGCAGTTACAGATGATCACACCCCGGGGACGCCGGCTCGAGGTGGAAATCAGTGGCAACCACATAGCCTTGTCGCAGGCCGGCATGCATTATCACCTGGTCATCCGTGACATCACTGCAACAAAAAAAATGGAACGTGAAGTCCTGAAATCGTCCCAACTCCTTGATACCTCACGCCAGGCCGCCATTTTCGGACTGGCTCGCCTTGCTGAATGCCGAGACGATTGCACCGGCAGCCATCTGCTCAGAATTCGGGAATACACACGTATCCTTGCCGTTGAACTGTCCGGCTTTCCTGAAATAAAAGGAATAATCACGGCACAGTTCATCGAAGACCTTTGCCTTTCCTCTATCCTGCATGATATTGGCAAGATCGGCATACCGGATGCAATTTTACTCAAACCGGATCACCTGTCTGCCGAAGAGTTCAGCATTATGCAGCAGCACTGTTTGTACGGGAGTGAAGCACTCACTCTCGATGATTATGAGGAGGAGGAACTCGGTTTCCTGAAGATGGGGCAAGAAATAGCTCTCAATCACCATGAATGCTGGGATGGAAGCGGATACCCCAACGGGCTGTCCGGAATGCAGATCCCTCTTACGGCACGCATTACCGCTCTTGCCGATGTCTATGACGCCTTAACCTCCAGCAGACCATATAAACCTGCATACAACCATGAACAGGCACGCATGTACATCATCAAGGAGAGCGGACGTCAGTTTGACCCAATGATTGTCAGTGCCTTTTTGAAAAGAGAACAGGAATTTAAAGCAGCACGACGCGATCTGCTTCTCCATACGCACCCGTCATCCATCACAACAGACACCCATGGGCAACCCTGA
- a CDS encoding cyclic nucleotide-binding domain-containing protein — protein MSLSPSSAPINLPGPGNEALLERVLPFATIRSFQTDESVLTPESTAESFYYLINGAVEVSYNDRSDTKITVALIGAGDFFGEIGFFDGESRVRNIQAAGDTHIAIFNTEVMTTLRADQPELYIDFLLYLTQNICGKFRRIAGEREPITGYAQSLSTRHASRYTEAKPLPAPLLRSSQWHSIGSRMEAFKSELFNLSHKLQKAEAEGKKDDASENRCHDVLAELNSSLPLFQQTMAGSGYEEVMWGYVFKEIFPYFMRSNFAERAYFKPKGYAGDFLMMEHIYADTPKGEGKLGEIVDAFCLQRPGSLAIRGRRVLLRDQLLQLSSTRGYGTTTRIMNLACGPNRELFDFLTVCDHSEDIEALCVDIDPEALQYTNQYVNIFPHRASIKLMSENVIKWALGRATHHIQPLDIIYSAGLCDYLDTRLFRALITQCHHHLKPGGTLLLGNFTHYPDSLFLDKLLKWELIYRTETDLLELFAPTPFGDKVTIITEPAQVNLFAVATKE, from the coding sequence ATGTCTCTCTCTCCCTCTTCCGCACCAATCAATCTCCCCGGCCCCGGTAACGAAGCACTGCTAGAACGCGTTCTGCCCTTTGCCACAATCCGTTCGTTTCAGACCGATGAATCGGTTTTGACCCCTGAATCAACAGCAGAGTCTTTCTATTACCTGATAAACGGGGCGGTTGAAGTAAGTTACAATGACCGGTCCGACACTAAAATCACCGTTGCCTTAATCGGGGCCGGTGACTTCTTCGGTGAGATTGGTTTTTTCGATGGTGAATCCCGGGTCCGGAATATCCAGGCTGCAGGAGATACGCACATCGCCATCTTTAATACCGAAGTAATGACAACGCTTCGTGCCGATCAGCCCGAACTCTATATCGACTTTCTGCTCTATCTCACCCAGAACATCTGTGGAAAATTCCGCCGGATCGCCGGTGAACGGGAACCGATCACCGGCTATGCCCAATCGCTTTCCACCCGACATGCCAGCCGCTACACCGAAGCCAAGCCTCTGCCCGCACCTTTACTGCGTTCGTCGCAGTGGCACAGTATCGGCAGCCGCATGGAGGCCTTTAAATCAGAGTTGTTCAACCTGTCACATAAACTGCAAAAAGCAGAAGCAGAGGGCAAAAAAGACGATGCAAGTGAAAATCGTTGTCACGATGTGTTGGCTGAACTGAACAGCTCCCTGCCACTCTTTCAGCAAACCATGGCCGGCAGCGGCTATGAAGAGGTTATGTGGGGATATGTCTTCAAGGAAATTTTCCCCTACTTTATGAGGAGCAACTTTGCCGAACGGGCCTACTTCAAACCCAAAGGGTATGCCGGTGATTTCCTCATGATGGAGCACATATATGCAGACACGCCGAAAGGGGAAGGTAAACTCGGTGAAATAGTTGATGCTTTCTGCCTGCAGCGTCCCGGCTCTCTGGCCATTCGGGGCCGGCGTGTTCTGCTGCGCGATCAGCTGCTGCAGCTCAGCTCCACCAGGGGGTATGGGACAACAACAAGAATCATGAACCTGGCGTGCGGTCCGAACCGTGAGCTGTTCGATTTCCTGACGGTCTGTGACCACAGTGAAGACATTGAGGCGCTGTGCGTTGATATTGATCCAGAAGCGCTCCAGTACACGAACCAGTATGTCAACATCTTCCCTCACCGTGCCTCAATCAAACTTATGAGTGAAAATGTGATCAAATGGGCTCTGGGACGGGCAACTCACCATATCCAGCCGCTGGATATCATCTACTCTGCCGGTCTCTGTGATTATCTCGACACCCGGTTGTTTCGTGCTCTCATCACCCAATGTCACCATCATCTCAAACCCGGCGGCACCCTGCTCCTTGGCAACTTCACGCATTATCCGGATTCACTTTTCCTCGACAAACTGTTGAAATGGGAGTTGATATATCGAACTGAAACAGACCTGCTGGAGCTGTTTGCCCCGACTCCATTTGGTGACAAGGTAACAATCATTACTGAGCCGGCACAGGTGAACCTCTTTGCTGTTGCCACCAAAGAATAG
- a CDS encoding SPFH domain-containing protein has protein sequence MDNLLVGIVVFVVFVVVILIKTAVVVDQQFEYVIERLGKYRTTLEAGFHILIPFFDRVAYKRSLKEESIDIPAQTCITADNVSMEIDGCLYVQVVNSRLSAYGIDNYHIAVAQLAQTSLRSAIGKITLDNTFEAREILNQQVVEALDEASENWGVKVLRYEIKDIQPPRSVLEAMEKQMKAEREKRAEIAKSEGERQAMINRAEGERAEAIARSEGEKMRRINEAEGQAQEILKVAEATAEGIRQVAEALSAPGGQDAANLEVAKKYIEQFGKLAKENTTMILPANLTDVSSMVATALTTLEHTKQKGRLADQQPAVVR, from the coding sequence ATGGACAACTTACTTGTCGGCATCGTGGTTTTTGTTGTCTTTGTTGTCGTTATTCTTATCAAAACAGCGGTGGTGGTCGATCAGCAGTTCGAATATGTTATTGAACGGCTGGGCAAATATCGAACCACCTTAGAAGCCGGTTTCCATATCCTGATCCCCTTTTTCGACAGAGTGGCCTATAAACGGAGCCTTAAAGAAGAATCCATCGACATACCGGCCCAAACCTGTATCACTGCAGATAATGTTTCCATGGAGATTGACGGTTGTCTCTACGTGCAGGTCGTTAACTCGCGTCTTTCTGCCTACGGTATCGATAACTATCATATTGCCGTGGCTCAACTGGCACAGACCAGCCTGCGGTCCGCCATCGGTAAAATCACTCTGGACAATACGTTTGAAGCCCGGGAAATTTTAAACCAGCAGGTTGTTGAGGCGCTGGATGAGGCTTCTGAAAACTGGGGCGTCAAGGTACTCCGTTATGAGATAAAGGATATCCAGCCACCACGCAGTGTCCTTGAGGCCATGGAAAAACAGATGAAGGCTGAGCGCGAAAAGCGAGCGGAAATCGCTAAGTCCGAAGGAGAACGGCAAGCTATGATTAATCGGGCGGAGGGCGAACGGGCTGAGGCCATTGCACGCTCGGAAGGGGAGAAAATGCGCCGCATCAACGAAGCTGAAGGGCAGGCGCAGGAGATCCTCAAAGTGGCCGAAGCTACTGCCGAAGGTATCCGACAGGTGGCTGAAGCCCTGAGTGCGCCGGGTGGTCAGGATGCTGCAAACCTGGAGGTGGCAAAAAAATACATTGAGCAGTTCGGCAAACTCGCCAAAGAAAACACCACAATGATTCTGCCGGCCAATCTGACCGACGTCTCATCCATGGTTGCCACTGCCCTGACAACTCTTGAACATACGAAACAGAAAGGACGTCTCGCTGATCAGCAGCCTGCCGTCGTCCGTTAA
- a CDS encoding NfeD family protein yields the protein MSFFSLSPVLLWFLIGIATLSLELLTPGFIGFFFGIGAWCTALAVYLYPFSPAGQLLIFLITSISTLLLLRSTLKKIFLGRSREIDAMENGLPSNATGEVVEDIVPPASGTVKYAGSFWQATAEVTLTRGTVVRITGKNNLTVQVAPMAAKGDI from the coding sequence ATGTCATTTTTTTCTCTTTCCCCAGTGTTGCTGTGGTTTTTGATTGGCATAGCAACACTGTCTCTTGAACTGCTGACCCCTGGTTTTATTGGTTTCTTTTTTGGGATCGGTGCCTGGTGCACAGCTCTTGCTGTATATCTGTATCCATTCTCTCCTGCCGGCCAGCTGCTGATTTTTCTGATCACCAGTATATCGACACTTCTCCTGCTCCGCTCCACGTTGAAAAAAATATTCCTCGGCCGAAGCCGGGAAATTGACGCCATGGAAAACGGTTTGCCGTCGAATGCGACAGGCGAGGTTGTTGAAGATATTGTTCCGCCTGCAAGCGGGACTGTTAAGTATGCAGGCTCATTCTGGCAGGCAACAGCCGAGGTAACATTGACCAGGGGGACAGTCGTCCGCATAACAGGCAAAAACAACTTAACAGTACAGGTAGCCCCCATGGCTGCCAAAGGAGATATCTGA
- a CDS encoding L,D-transpeptidase family protein: MLFFLQLFSHRFCLDSRIYLYTVSCLLLVQFTGAPVFADPLEVPSSADALRVQMTSVEQKPESETAAMPSDTNNETAEAQQQLQLQLEQLYFETEDKIGGEPIYTAGYLLDLYRKNQFSLLWDNPKSIVQLLKAIHASADDGLTPEDYHLEALIRYGHDVAGGASVQKQVEYDLLLSDAMLLLAHHKRDGKVDPRKVEDKKNLEPATPRPWPADAYLTAIKGGTVQAVLDKFSPHHPSYLNLKKALHDYRQFAARSVWQQIPGGQSLKPGMTDPRVTLIRNRLAVTGELAGRSLDSTFFDHQLETAVKVFQTRHHLEPDGIIGKATLRAMNITAAERIDQIRANLERTRWVVNDLPHSSLIVDIAGFMLQYYHNNEMIWTSKVMVGRPYHQTPVFRSAVTYLVLNPTWTPTPDIVKNETVPSIINDPEYLAKQRLRVLDSSGNEIDPETIPWRQYYGKVLPYTLRQDPGRDNSLGLIKFLFPNPYHVYLHDTPSKFLFGRTQRAFSHGCIRVQNPMELARLMLANDPGNPTTVKKIDQILASGKTTTVILKQPLPVYLMYLTTNVQDGQVLFKPDLYNRDEGVVAALNAPPSPLSLTVQLPETKAGLSLSGQQVRTGKNVRYVQNESRKGAESSGQEAL, from the coding sequence ATGCTCTTTTTTTTACAACTGTTTTCCCATCGTTTTTGTCTTGACAGCCGGATATATCTGTACACTGTCTCCTGTCTCCTGCTCGTGCAGTTCACAGGAGCCCCGGTTTTCGCTGATCCACTGGAAGTACCGTCATCAGCCGATGCTTTGCGCGTTCAGATGACATCAGTTGAGCAAAAACCCGAGTCAGAGACTGCTGCAATGCCGTCAGACACGAATAATGAGACTGCCGAAGCGCAGCAGCAGCTGCAGCTGCAGCTGGAGCAACTGTACTTTGAGACCGAGGATAAAATAGGCGGTGAACCGATTTATACTGCCGGTTATCTCCTTGATCTGTACAGGAAGAATCAGTTCAGTCTTTTATGGGATAATCCGAAGAGCATTGTGCAGCTTTTGAAGGCTATTCATGCCAGTGCCGATGACGGTTTGACTCCTGAAGACTATCACCTTGAAGCTCTGATCCGCTACGGTCATGACGTCGCAGGGGGCGCATCGGTGCAAAAGCAGGTTGAATATGATCTGTTGCTCTCTGATGCCATGCTTTTATTGGCCCACCATAAGCGCGATGGTAAAGTAGATCCCCGCAAAGTTGAGGATAAAAAGAACCTTGAACCAGCCACCCCCCGGCCGTGGCCTGCTGACGCATATCTGACTGCTATTAAAGGCGGCACTGTGCAGGCGGTGTTGGATAAATTCTCCCCGCATCATCCATCGTACCTCAATTTGAAGAAGGCATTGCATGACTACAGACAGTTTGCCGCCAGGAGTGTTTGGCAGCAAATCCCCGGCGGCCAGAGCCTGAAACCAGGTATGACAGATCCCCGGGTTACGCTGATTCGAAATCGCCTGGCAGTTACCGGCGAACTGGCAGGCCGGTCGCTCGATTCCACCTTTTTTGACCATCAGCTGGAGACCGCTGTTAAAGTTTTTCAGACTCGGCATCATTTAGAGCCGGACGGGATTATCGGCAAGGCCACTCTCAGGGCCATGAACATCACAGCTGCAGAACGGATCGATCAGATACGGGCAAATCTGGAGCGGACCCGCTGGGTTGTCAACGACCTGCCTCATTCCAGCCTGATTGTCGATATTGCAGGCTTTATGCTGCAGTACTACCATAACAACGAAATGATATGGACAAGTAAGGTTATGGTCGGCAGGCCGTATCACCAGACGCCGGTGTTTCGTTCTGCTGTCACCTATCTTGTACTGAATCCAACATGGACTCCAACCCCGGATATCGTTAAAAACGAGACCGTTCCCAGTATTATCAACGATCCTGAATATCTGGCCAAGCAACGCCTGCGTGTTCTCGACAGCAGCGGGAATGAAATCGATCCGGAGACTATTCCCTGGCGGCAGTACTACGGAAAGGTACTCCCCTACACACTGCGTCAGGATCCTGGTCGCGACAACTCGCTGGGTTTGATCAAATTTCTTTTTCCGAACCCGTACCATGTGTACCTGCACGATACACCGAGTAAGTTTTTGTTTGGACGGACACAGCGGGCCTTCAGTCATGGCTGCATTCGTGTGCAGAATCCCATGGAGCTGGCCCGGCTGATGCTGGCCAACGATCCCGGCAATCCGACAACAGTCAAGAAAATCGACCAGATCCTGGCTTCAGGAAAGACCACCACGGTGATCTTAAAGCAGCCTCTGCCCGTGTATCTCATGTATCTGACCACAAACGTTCAGGATGGACAGGTGCTGTTCAAGCCTGATCTGTACAATCGTGACGAGGGGGTTGTTGCCGCATTGAATGCACCGCCGTCTCCTCTGAGTTTAACGGTGCAGCTTCCTGAGACGAAAGCCGGGCTGTCATTGTCCGGTCAACAGGTACGGACAGGGAAAAATGTCAGGTACGTGCAGAACGAGTCCCGGAAGGGTGCAGAATCCTCCGGGCAGGAGGCTCTGTAG